From Stenotrophomonas nitritireducens, the proteins below share one genomic window:
- a CDS encoding ABC transporter ATP-binding protein, whose translation MNAAVEAVVSAKGLRKAYKQKPALDNTSFSIEPGRIVGLIGPNGAGKTTALKAVLGLTSFDGELKVLGMDPRSQRDELMNDVCFIADVAVLPRWLRVKEAIDFVAGVHPRFDRARCERFLANTKLSPKQRVREMSKGMVVQLHLALVMAIDAKVLVLDEPTLGLDIMYRKEFYQRLLEDYFDEQKTIIITTHQVEEVEHILTDVLFIRDGRIVLSSDMESLADRYTELLTSADTVHAARALAPIDERALPFGKTVLLFDGADRNQLAGMGEIRTPGLADLFVATMKGTYA comes from the coding sequence ATGAACGCCGCCGTCGAAGCCGTCGTTTCCGCCAAGGGCCTGCGCAAGGCCTACAAGCAGAAGCCAGCGCTGGACAACACCAGCTTTTCCATTGAACCGGGCCGCATCGTCGGTCTGATCGGCCCCAACGGTGCCGGCAAGACCACGGCGTTGAAAGCCGTGCTCGGGCTGACCTCGTTCGACGGCGAGCTGAAGGTCCTGGGGATGGACCCACGCAGCCAGCGCGACGAGTTGATGAATGATGTCTGCTTCATCGCCGACGTGGCGGTGCTGCCACGCTGGCTGCGGGTGAAGGAGGCGATCGACTTCGTCGCCGGCGTGCATCCGCGCTTCGACCGCGCCCGCTGCGAGCGCTTCCTGGCCAATACCAAGCTCAGCCCAAAGCAGCGCGTGCGCGAGATGTCCAAGGGCATGGTGGTACAGCTGCACCTTGCCCTGGTGATGGCCATCGACGCCAAGGTCCTGGTGCTGGACGAGCCCACCCTGGGCTTGGACATCATGTACCGCAAGGAGTTCTACCAGCGTCTGCTGGAGGATTACTTCGACGAGCAGAAGACCATCATCATCACCACCCACCAGGTGGAAGAAGTCGAGCACATCCTCACCGACGTGCTGTTCATCCGCGATGGCAGGATCGTTTTGTCCTCGGACATGGAAAGCCTGGCGGACCGCTACACCGAACTGCTGACCTCGGCCGACACGGTGCATGCCGCGCGCGCACTGGCACCGATCGACGAGCGTGCCCTGCCCTTTGGCAAGACCGTGCTGCTGTTTGATGGCGCGGACCGCAACCAACTCGCCGGCATGGGCGAAATCCGCACCCCCGGCCTGGCCGACCTGTTCGTGGCCACCATGAAGGGAACCTACGCATGA
- a CDS encoding GntR family transcriptional regulator, translated as MSDIQWSDGAPIYRQLKDRVIAMMLDGILKPGDALPSVRQVAAEYQLNPITVSRAYQELADENLVEKRRGLGMFMTEEAAQKLRGNERDRFLNDEWPAVLERIQRLGLTMKDLLPPGTTL; from the coding sequence ATGAGCGATATCCAGTGGAGCGATGGCGCTCCCATTTACCGCCAGCTGAAGGATCGCGTGATTGCGATGATGCTGGACGGAATCCTGAAGCCGGGCGACGCCCTGCCCTCGGTGCGCCAGGTTGCGGCCGAATACCAATTGAACCCGATCACCGTCTCGCGCGCCTACCAGGAGTTGGCCGACGAGAACCTGGTCGAGAAGCGCCGTGGCCTTGGCATGTTCATGACCGAGGAAGCTGCGCAGAAACTGCGCGGGAACGAGCGCGACCGCTTTCTCAATGACGAATGGCCGGCCGTGCTGGAGCGGATCCAGCGGCTGGGCCTGACAATGAAAGATTTGCTGCCACCGGGGACCACTCTATGA